Proteins encoded by one window of Ulvibacter sp. MAR_2010_11:
- a CDS encoding DUF4920 domain-containing protein, with amino-acid sequence MKKLFIIAALTLLIAGCNEDKKKENTMDANAVAYQSFGDKISDEGVLSKAEIIEKYKGLQAGDTVTVKFTSEVKEVCQNKGCWMRMDMGEEEAMVKFKDYGFFMPKDIAGQSVIVEGVAFVEEVSVEEQRHYAEDAGKSKKEIEAITEPKRTLSFISSGVLLPDTNLGEPEKQ; translated from the coding sequence ATGAAAAAACTATTTATTATCGCAGCCCTTACATTACTAATTGCAGGATGTAACGAAGATAAGAAAAAGGAAAATACAATGGACGCCAACGCTGTTGCCTATCAGTCGTTTGGTGATAAAATTTCGGACGAAGGAGTGCTTTCAAAGGCTGAAATTATTGAAAAATACAAAGGCCTACAAGCAGGCGATACTGTTACGGTTAAATTTACTTCGGAAGTAAAAGAGGTATGCCAAAATAAAGGTTGTTGGATGCGAATGGATATGGGAGAGGAAGAGGCCATGGTGAAATTTAAGGATTATGGATTTTTTATGCCGAAAGATATTGCGGGGCAATCGGTTATAGTTGAAGGAGTTGCCTTTGTTGAAGAAGTAAGTGTCGAAGAACAGCGTCATTACGCCGAAGATGCCGGAAAATCCAAAAAGGAAATCGAGGCGATTACCGAACCTAAAAGAACCCTTTCTTTTATCTCTTCGGGAGTTTTACTTCCTGATACTAATTTAGGCGAGC